The Microlunatus soli genome contains the following window.
CTCGGTGCTGAGCCTGCCGCGCACCTACAACTCGCTGGACGCCGACTGGGGATGCTTCGGCCGTGGCTGGTCCTCCTGGCCCGAGGCAGGCCTGACGATCACCGACGAGGCAGCCCGACTGCGCCTGTTCGACGGCCGGATCGTGGTCTTCCCTCGGCTCGGCGACGGCTGGGATCGTGCCGACGGGCAGAACATGTGGCTGTCTCGCCGCCCCCCGGTCGACAATGCTGGGCCCAACGGTGTCGCGGCCGGCTACACCGTCACCAACTCCACCGGTCTGCGCTGGGAGTTCACCGGTGACGGACGGCTGCGGTCCACCGACAACGGACCCGGCACGAAGATCGACTTCGACTACGACGAGTCAGCTCGGCTGACCACACTGCGGCACGAGTTCGGCCGGACGATCGAGCTCGGCTGGGACGACGACGCCGACCGGATCACCCACGCGACCGCCTCCGACGGCCGCCTGGTTTCCTACTCCTACGACGATTCCGGCCGGCTGCTGGCCGCCGCGACCCCATCCGGGACCCGGACCTACCGGTGGAACGACGCCGACCTGATCGAGGCCGTGATCGACGCCGACGGCGTGATCGAGGCCGAGAACACCTACGACGACCAGGCCCGGGTCGCCACCCAGCGGTCGCAGTACGGCCGGACCAGCCGATTCGTCTACCTCGGCGGTGGCGTGACCGCGGTCTCCGATGAGGACGGGAACCGGAACAACACCTGGATCTCCGACGGCAAGGGCCGGCTGGTCGGCGTGATCGACGCCGAGGACAACCGGCAGTCGACCAGCTACGACCGCTACGGCAATCCGGTGATGATCACCGAACGCAATGGTGCGGTCACCGTCAACAGTTACGACGACCGCGGCCGGCAGGTCGAGCAGGTCGCGCCGTCGGGTGCCCGGATCGGCTGGACCTACGACGATCATGATCGTCCGGTCGCCATCACGGTGCGCAACGACGATGCCGAGGCCACCACCCACTACGTCTACGAGGGTGACTCCCGCGATCCGGTCCGGTCGGTCGACCCCACCGGTGGGGTCACGCTGATGACCTGGGCCGACGGTCTGCTGAAGAAGATCGTCGACCCCGAGGGGGTCACCCTCCGCTTCGATCATGATCAACAGGGCGAGCTGATCGCCACCACCGATGCCGACGGCAACGTCGCCCGGCTGGAGCGCGATGATCTTGGACGGGTGATCGCGGCGACCACCCCGTTGGGCAATCGGACCAGTTATCACTACGACGGTGCGGGTCCGCTGCTGTCCCGGCAGGATCCGGACGGGGCGGTGTGGCGGTTCGAGCACACCGTCGGCGGCCGGATGACCGCGGTGATCGATCCGACCGGCGGCCGGACCGAGCTGGAGTACGGCGCCAACGGCGAGGAGTCCAAGACCGTCGACCCGCTGGGTCGCGGCATCACCTCCAGCTACGACGACCTGGGCAACCGGTCGAAGGTGGAGCTGCCGGACGGCTCGACCTGGGACTTCGGCCACGACGCGATGTCCCGGCTGACCAGCTTCGTCGACGCGGCCCGGAGCCAGTGGCGGTTGGACTACGACGTCCAGGGCAGCGTGGTGCACACCCAGGATCCGACCGGTGTCGAGCGCAGCGTCGAACGCAACGAACTCGGACTGCCGGTGCGCTCCGGTGATCGGCTGTCGCAGACCGCCGCCGACTACGACCGGCTGGGCCGCACGATCACCGAGACCGGGCCGGACGGCGCCAGCGTCTCCTACGTCTACGACCTGTGCGGTCGGGTGATCGAGAGCACCGACGCCGAAGGCGGGGTGACCCGGATCGTCCGCGACAGTGCCGGACGTCCGACCGCGATCACCCATCCGATGGGCTCGACCTACCACTACGAGTACGACGCCTGCGGCCGCCGGGTGGCGACCATCGACACCGACGGCTCACGGTACGAGTTCGACTACGACGCCGACGGCAGGCTGGCCGGCGAGCTGTGGCCGACCGGCGAACGGGTGTGGATCCGCTACGACGCCTGCGGTCGCGCGATCGAGCGATTCGAACCAGGGCAGGGAATCAGCCGCTACGGCTATGACAAGGTCGGCCGACTGATCCGGACCAGCGACGGCTGGCACGGTCGTCGCCAGTTCCGCTACGACGCGGCCGGTCAGCTGCTCTCGGTGATCAACGCAGCGGGCGGTGAGACCCGATTCGAATACGACGCCGCGGGCCGCTGTTCGGTGATCATCGACCCGCTCGGTGGCCGTACCGAACGACGCTTCGACCCGATGGGCCGCATGCTGTCCGAGACCGACCCGCTCGGCCGGACCACGCACTACGGCTACGACGCCGCCGGCCGGCAGACCCGCCGGATCGATCCGGCCGGCCGGGAACTGTCCTGGACCTACGACAACACCGGACGCCGGTTGGACGAGTTCGCCGGTGATCGGCTGCTGTCCCGCATCGAACGCGACTTCGCGGGCCGGACGCTGCGCATCGGTGACGGCGAGACGATCAACGAACTGGCCTACGACGCCAACGGTCAGCTGACCCTGCGGATGCGTACCCGCGAGGGTGTGGCGGCCGGCGGGCTGGGGCTGTCCTGGTCCTACGACGGCGACGGCCGGCGGACCGCGTTCACCCGGGCCGACGGCACCCAGACCCGGTATGAGTACGACGCCGCCGGCCGGGTGTCGGCGCTGGACGAACCAGGCCTGGGCCGGGCGGTGATCGACCGGGACAGCATCGGCCGGATCGTGTCGATGACTGCGCCCGGACTGTACGCGTCCTGGACCTGGGACGGTGGCGCGATCGTGCGCCATCAGGTCACCCGGCAGGGCGTCACCGAGACCACCGAGATCGAACGCGACGACAGCGGCCGGGTGATCGCCGAAAGCCGTAACGGTGCGCGGACCAGCTACGGCTACGACGCCGCCGGGCAGCTGGTCGAGGCCCGCCGCAGCAACGGCTCGGTGACCAGCTACAGCTACGACGCCGACGGCCGGTTGGCCCGCGAGGTCACCGACGGTCGGACCACCAGCTACCGCTACGACGCGGCCGGGCAGTTGCTGGCCCGGCAGACCGCGGACGGCACCACCGAATACGGCTACGACGCTGCCGGCCAACGGATCCGTGAGCACGGCCCGGAGGGCGAGCGCCGATTCAGCTGGGACCCGCGCGGCTTCCTGACCAAGATCAACACGATCACCCATGTCGCCGACAAGGTCAGTGCGCGGACCCAGGAACTGGAGGTCGACGCGCTGGGCGAGCTGGCCGTCCTGGACGGTCAGCCGGTCGCGTGGGATTCGGCGGCCGGTGTCCGGTCGCTGGCTCAGGTCGGTGACGTGGCGGTGTCCAACTTCGGTCCGTTGACGGCGTTGTTGCCCGATCACAACGGTCGGGTCGGCGACGACGGCAACGGCGGCTGGTTGACCCCGGACTGGCGTCCGCGGTCGGTCGGTGAGGATCCGTGGGGCGTGGCGACCGGCGCCGAGCCGGCCGGTTTGCCCTCAGGTGTACAGATCGGCGGCCAGGGGAATCTGCTGGTCGACGGCATGGAGTGGATGCAGGCCCGGGTCTACGATCCGGGCAGCCGTGGATTCCTGTCCACCGATCCGCTGGATCCGATGGTGGGCGCCGGCTGGGCGGGTAATCCGTACTCCTTTGCCGGCAATGATCCGCTGAACCAGTCGGACCCGTGGGGCCTGAAACCCGTTACCGACAAGGAACTTCAGGCCTACCGTGATTCCAACAACGGGAGTCTGCGCAATGCTGCGTCGGCGGCCACCAATTGGGTGAAGGACAACTGGGAGTACATCGCGGCGGGTGCGTTGATCGTCGGTGGTGTGGCGGTGATGTGTACCGGTGTCGGCGGTCCGATCGGTGCGGCGATGATCGGTGGCGCGCTGATGTCGGGTGGTATCTCGGCCGGCACCCAGAAGTTCCAGAACGGCAGTGTGGACTGGGGCAAGGTCGGTGTCGATGCTGCGATCGGTGGTGTCGCCGGCGCTGCCGGTGGTGGTGCCGCGGTGGGTGCGATGCGCGCCGCCGGCAAGGCCGGTCTGAACTGCATGGGCAAGAGCATGGTGACCGGTGCTGCGGCGGGTGCCGCCGACGGCGGCGTGAACGGCGGTCTGACCTATGCGACGTCCGGTCAGCCGCTGACGCCGGGTGGATTCGTGAAGGCCACTGCGGGTGGCGCGGCCTTCGGCGGTGTCACCGGTGGTGCCGCGGGCGGTGTGATGTCCAAGGTCGGTCGCGGGGCTTGTTTCGTGGCGGGCACCCAGGTGTTGATGGGTGACGGCTCGGAGAAGAACATCGAGGACGTCCAGATCGGCGACGAGGTCACTGCTGCCGATCCGGAGACCGGTGAGACCCACGCCCGGCGGGTGATCGACACCTATGTCCACGAGAACATTCCGACCTATGATGTGGAGACCACGGCGGGGACGGTCACCTCGACGGAGGAGCATCCGTTCTATGTGCAGGGCAAGGGCTGGATCCCGGTCCGTGACCTGCAGCCGGGTGATCGCCTGGTCGATCCGAAGGGTAGCGAGGTCGACGTCGTCGCGGTCACCGCAACCGGTGAGACGGCGACGGTCTACAACTTCAACGTCGATGAGCTCCACAGCTACCACGTGCAGGCCGGTGAGACGTGGGTCCGGGTGCACAACGATTGTGGACCCGAGGACTACGTCGATCTGGCGTCTGCATCTCGCCGGCGCCATATTCTTGACGGCGATGGCCCTGGCAGCGGCGGGCATCGTTGGCCCGGACAGCCTGGCAAGACTCCATTCCCGGAGGACTGGTCTGACGACAAGATTATGCATGAGGTCTCAGACGTGGCGACCGATCCGTCGTTGCAATGGACACAAAACACAGGGCCAGAGGGCGCTGACTTCACCAGACGCGGAATACCTGCACGAAAGGAGGTAGTCGGAAGTCGAGACGGTGTCAACATCAGGGTCATATTGGAACCCGCAGGCGAGGGTATCATTACAGCCCATCCTTTGGAGTGAAGATGGTCGAACTGTCGGAACTGGAGAGACGAATCATTCAGGCTGCCGAGCGCAATGCAGATTGTTTAACGGATAGTGAACGCTCCAAGATTCGTGACCTAGTCATGCATAACGAGTCTGGAGTGGCTTATGAGATGCTCTGTGAGCAGTTGTACGAGCGCGAGTGTCAAATTTCACGCGCGAATCTGGATGACCTGCGCGAGTTGGGTGAATCGCTAGGTATAAGCTACGGAACCATTCCACTCTGGGAAGCGGAACTGCGCGATCGGGAACAGTCTCAATAGGAGTAGCTCGAGGCTCCCCATCCGCTGAACCAGTGCGGCCGTGGGGTCTGAAACCCGTTACCGATAAGGAGCTTCAGGCCTACCGCGATTCCAACAACGGCAGTCCGCTTAATGCTGTGTCGGCGGCCATCAATTGGTGAAGGATAACCGGGTGAGGCGCGGCCAACGGGGCGTTCGGTGGTGCACGCCGTCCGGGCAGAGGATATCCAGGAAAATCCGATTCCCACAGTCGTGGAGTGATGATGAGATCATGCATCACGTCTCAGGTATCGCTACTGATCCGAGTGCCACGTGGCAGGCGTCCCTGTCGATCGGGCGACTAGTGAGCTCGCGGTACGCGAGAGGGCATCGACATCGACGCTCTGATTAGGCACGATCAGATATGCCGCAGCGGTGGCACCAGTCATCGGGGTCAACGACCCGGCAGGCCAGTACCGCCCGATCCGACTCGAACCGCCTGGCCACCGCAGTGAGGAGCTGACAATGTCAGACGTGTACGACCTGTAAGTCTGTGATCGGCGCACTGGCCGAGGACGGTGCTCAGGGGCCGTCCGGGCAACCGCATGCATTCTCGTGAGTAGGCACATCGGTGGCCGGTCGTGGCGAATTGGCTGCCCGAATCGCGGTTGGTCGACTGCGATTGGACACCATCGCGGATCAACTTGTAGGCAACCGGCGGCGGATCAGGAACGGAGGTCGGCAGCATATGGCAGCGGACGGAGTAGTCCAGTGACGGCGCTGGATTGCGCCGAGGGCGATTGGATCGCGGTTCCGCTTCGTAGTGATGGCTACGCAGTTGGGATCATTGCTCGCATGAAAGAGATGCAGATCTTCGGCTACTTCTTCGGGCCGAAGCGTGATGCGGTCCCGGAGTTGGACGAGTTGTCGGGTCTGCGCCCGGATGATGCCGTGCTGGTCGGGGCTTTCGGTGGTCTAGGTCTGAAGAAGGGCAAGTGGGCGGTGCTCGGCCGGTTCGACAACTGGGACCGCGCAGACTGGGCGTTTCCGCCTTTGGTGCGATACGAGGAACTGACTGGGCAGACCTATCGGGTGACCTACGATGACAATGATCCCGGCAAGGTGCTGCACCAGGAAGTGGTGGAGCCGGGTGCTGCGGAGCAGGGGCCAAGGGACGGACTGATGGGGCATGGGTTCGTTGAATTGAAGCTGACCAAACTGCTGGATTGAATTCGCGCAGGGACGATCGGCAGCGTCGAGAGCGCGGTCTCTCGGGCTATACACAATGATGAGGTGAGCGCATTGGGTGCCTGGGGTACCGGTCCGTTCGATGATGACTCGGCGATGGACTGGGCGTACGGCTTGGACGAAGCTGACCTCTCGACGCGTCGGCGGTTGATCGATGATGCTCTGCGGGCCGCTGTGAGCTGCGACGACTATGTGGAACAGCCCGTGGCGGCGGAGGCGATCGCGGCGGCGGCCGTGGTCGCCCAACTCTGGGGCGGCGTGGTGCCGGAGTGGTCGGGGCCGAGGTTCCTTGTTCAGGGTGAGCGTCTTGAGATCGATGAGGAATCGGCCGAGTTGGCTGCGCGAGCGCTGGATCGGGTCGTTGCTGACGGCTCCGAGTGGCGTGAGCTGTGGGAGGAGGCGGGCGAGTTGGATGACGCGCGATCGATGTTGTGCGACCTGAAGAGCCGATTGTCCCGAACGCGGTCGGCGCCATGATCTGGCGCCGGAGGACGTCTATCGTGCAATGCTCGTCTGGCTGACCGAGGAAAGCTACCCTCCGCGGTTGAAGTCGGCGATGATCTTGGCCAGGGATCTCGGTCAGAATGATCTGGGAAGTAGGTATGAGATATTTGACACTGGCCGCCGACTACATGGATCCTGTGCTCACGGAAGTCGATGGCGGAGCTGTCTCGTTAGGAGAGGCTGGCTTGTCGAGAGATCTGATTGACGACATTATTTCCTGGAACGCAGACTATCAAGAGATTGTTCGTGTCGTTCCAGGTGAACGTAGGGACCGGCTATCCGATATTATGCGGCTTGACGAGCGTGGTCTGGAGCTCGCCCGCCGCGTGGCGTCCGAAGCGTCGCCGGCAAGGGTGCGTTACTACAGTGAAGGGCTTCTGAAGCACCTTGACTAAACAGGTCGACCCGCCAGGCGCACCCGAATGACGTGGATCAGAGGCCGTCCGACCAGCCCTACGACGTGGTGAGAGCGGGCGCGACTCGACAGAAGTTCTCATGGGCGTCCGATGGACGGTCGGCGAAAACCTTGATAAGGAGTCAACCGACTCCGTTGGTCCAAGGTGGCTGAGTAGGGGGATGCTGGCGACGAGGCGACGATGTGCATTGACCACCTCGCTGGGCCGTGCGGTTCGAAGCGGGGCGGTTCGGTCTATGACTGGGCGGGCACTCGCACTGGATGCGGCCCCGTTGGAGCATGCCTGACGTCTTGAACGCGGCCGCGACCGATCTGTACGTCCGATCCGACCCGTATGGTGTGCGGTCGGCCGACTAACTTGGACTACTTCAATGACCAGTTCTGATCCGTTGCGAACCTGTCGGGTTTGTGGATACTACTTCAACGAGTGGTGCCCGTGGGGAGAGGATGGACGGTCCCCGTCATTCGATACCTGCCCGTGCTGTGGGGTCGAATTCGGCTACGGCGACTCGTCGTTGGTCGGGGTTCGCAGGTGGCGAGAGCACTGGATCGCGAAGGGCGCACCGTGGTCTGATGGCCGCACGCCGAGTGACGGTCTGGACGTTGACGATCGTCTGAAGCGCGTCGCGGCTCAGTTCCGATGAGATCATCGTGTCCATGCGATCAAGACGTCACGATCGAAGAAGTTGCCCAAGAGCCTGCACGTTGACAACAACTGACAACTGCACCGGAAGGTCGAGACCAGGATCCCAAGTCAGGCCGCAGCGTTCGCACCACTCGGAGGGAAACTGATGACCGCAGTCGAAGCTGCAGAGAGTCTCATCCAACTTGTTCACGAGTACTCTCGCGTGTCCACCTTTGCTGACGGATGCTCGGACGAAATGTTGCGCGCCGCAGAGCAGCAGTTGGGTGTCGTGTTTCCACCGTCGTATCGGCGTGTGGTTCAGGAGTTCGGCACCTGGGACATCGCCGGGCTCGAGTTTCTCGGTGTGTATCAGACACCGGCGATGGGCAATGAGCTCCTGGGCTCGGTCCGTGCGACGCGCGATGCGCGGGCGTCTCTCGGTCTGCCTGCGTCGATGATCGAGGTGATGGAAGATGATCTTGGACTCGTGGTGCTCGATACAGCGGCGCTGGATGAGGACGGTGAGGCGGCTCGGCGACAATTTCGGGGACTACGCACTCGCTGTGTGTGAAGCCGCGGTCCGGTCGTGGCGGAGCTGAAGCTGGAGTCTCGATGGTGCAATGGGGCGATCGCGGGTCCGGGCGTCGCGCCGACAGAGGATTGGCGAGTCTTCGGCATCATGGCTTGTGAGGTGATGACGCGTGACCAACAGGGAAGTTGTGGCGCACTTTCGCGAGTTGCGGGCCTGCTTCGCCGCTCGACAGGTGGATCCGGCAGCAGCCCACTCGGAGTTCGAGCGGCTGGCGTACTAGTTGGGCGGGGTGTCGTCGACCGATGACCGCACCCTTGTCGAACTCGTCAACGCAATGGAACTCATCCGCTTCGGGAGCATGGCAGAACATCAGGCGGTCGGGCTCGATGAGGCCTTCACAGAAGCGGAACGTCTGTTCGCCAGGTATGAGCGGTGATCATGCTCTTCAGTGAGTTGGAACGACGGATCGGTGCGCTGGCCGGACAGTTCCGCGGACAGCTTCCGCTCCGCGATCAGCAGAAGGTCGAGGACGAGCTCAGGTATGGGGAGTACGGTCTGGCGCTCGACCTTCTCTGCACTCAGCTCTATGAGTGGGATATCCACGTCGGCAGGGATGCGGTCGTCGAGATGCGCATCCTGGCCGATGCCATGCAAATCGACGTCAGCGTGATCCGGGTGTGGGAGCGGGAGCACTCGAGCGGGCACTGATGTGCACGCTCGTTGGAGCGCTGCTCGTCCGTCAGGGCGCCGACAGTCAAGTGGTTGACTATCAGGTCTACGCCGCCGCAAGATCGGCCAGGCGATCGCAT
Protein-coding sequences here:
- a CDS encoding SMI1/KNR4 family protein, with the translated sequence MTAVEAAESLIQLVHEYSRVSTFADGCSDEMLRAAEQQLGVVFPPSYRRVVQEFGTWDIAGLEFLGVYQTPAMGNELLGSVRATRDARASLGLPASMIEVMEDDLGLVVLDTAALDEDGEAARRQFRGLRTRCV
- a CDS encoding Imm26 family immunity protein; translated protein: MTALDCAEGDWIAVPLRSDGYAVGIIARMKEMQIFGYFFGPKRDAVPELDELSGLRPDDAVLVGAFGGLGLKKGKWAVLGRFDNWDRADWAFPPLVRYEELTGQTYRVTYDDNDPGKVLHQEVVEPGAAEQGPRDGLMGHGFVELKLTKLLD
- a CDS encoding DUF4259 domain-containing protein; protein product: MSALGAWGTGPFDDDSAMDWAYGLDEADLSTRRRLIDDALRAAVSCDDYVEQPVAAEAIAAAAVVAQLWGGVVPEWSGPRFLVQGERLEIDEESAELAARALDRVVADGSEWRELWEEAGELDDARSMLCDLKSRLSRTRSAP
- a CDS encoding polymorphic toxin-type HINT domain-containing protein, producing MPDVTFSFTVSSDLKGAFRAAANLLSGQRSNRSSWRSTAAADFKGHFADIFTTNGTTQLNDLDEIVRNLRAVVTQVEGVEQDARDENSRRKTAREWAQRQADRNGVSKWIDDHITGGEDPPAVEIKDKGPSKSVPAKTPASRKTPHPGSGGGGGGGTTSARPSDLRKFATDTAGGDDSFNGTVTGLNNHVSSFGTSCSWATLDASGPINALKEWLRLNGEDGKWATTVADAFAKAGGEGNISYLKNSTISETLKSKGIAVNRSDLKVDPPTAFGSPPTTGYADDPINTATGNFIENEVDLAFTGPASVLSLPRTYNSLDADWGCFGRGWSSWPEAGLTITDEAARLRLFDGRIVVFPRLGDGWDRADGQNMWLSRRPPVDNAGPNGVAAGYTVTNSTGLRWEFTGDGRLRSTDNGPGTKIDFDYDESARLTTLRHEFGRTIELGWDDDADRITHATASDGRLVSYSYDDSGRLLAAATPSGTRTYRWNDADLIEAVIDADGVIEAENTYDDQARVATQRSQYGRTSRFVYLGGGVTAVSDEDGNRNNTWISDGKGRLVGVIDAEDNRQSTSYDRYGNPVMITERNGAVTVNSYDDRGRQVEQVAPSGARIGWTYDDHDRPVAITVRNDDAEATTHYVYEGDSRDPVRSVDPTGGVTLMTWADGLLKKIVDPEGVTLRFDHDQQGELIATTDADGNVARLERDDLGRVIAATTPLGNRTSYHYDGAGPLLSRQDPDGAVWRFEHTVGGRMTAVIDPTGGRTELEYGANGEESKTVDPLGRGITSSYDDLGNRSKVELPDGSTWDFGHDAMSRLTSFVDAARSQWRLDYDVQGSVVHTQDPTGVERSVERNELGLPVRSGDRLSQTAADYDRLGRTITETGPDGASVSYVYDLCGRVIESTDAEGGVTRIVRDSAGRPTAITHPMGSTYHYEYDACGRRVATIDTDGSRYEFDYDADGRLAGELWPTGERVWIRYDACGRAIERFEPGQGISRYGYDKVGRLIRTSDGWHGRRQFRYDAAGQLLSVINAAGGETRFEYDAAGRCSVIIDPLGGRTERRFDPMGRMLSETDPLGRTTHYGYDAAGRQTRRIDPAGRELSWTYDNTGRRLDEFAGDRLLSRIERDFAGRTLRIGDGETINELAYDANGQLTLRMRTREGVAAGGLGLSWSYDGDGRRTAFTRADGTQTRYEYDAAGRVSALDEPGLGRAVIDRDSIGRIVSMTAPGLYASWTWDGGAIVRHQVTRQGVTETTEIERDDSGRVIAESRNGARTSYGYDAAGQLVEARRSNGSVTSYSYDADGRLAREVTDGRTTSYRYDAAGQLLARQTADGTTEYGYDAAGQRIREHGPEGERRFSWDPRGFLTKINTITHVADKVSARTQELEVDALGELAVLDGQPVAWDSAAGVRSLAQVGDVAVSNFGPLTALLPDHNGRVGDDGNGGWLTPDWRPRSVGEDPWGVATGAEPAGLPSGVQIGGQGNLLVDGMEWMQARVYDPGSRGFLSTDPLDPMVGAGWAGNPYSFAGNDPLNQSDPWGLKPVTDKELQAYRDSNNGSLRNAASAATNWVKDNWEYIAAGALIVGGVAVMCTGVGGPIGAAMIGGALMSGGISAGTQKFQNGSVDWGKVGVDAAIGGVAGAAGGGAAVGAMRAAGKAGLNCMGKSMVTGAAAGAADGGVNGGLTYATSGQPLTPGGFVKATAGGAAFGGVTGGAAGGVMSKVGRGACFVAGTQVLMGDGSEKNIEDVQIGDEVTAADPETGETHARRVIDTYVHENIPTYDVETTAGTVTSTEEHPFYVQGKGWIPVRDLQPGDRLVDPKGSEVDVVAVTATGETATVYNFNVDELHSYHVQAGETWVRVHNDCGPEDYVDLASASRRRHILDGDGPGSGGHRWPGQPGKTPFPEDWSDDKIMHEVSDVATDPSLQWTQNTGPEGADFTRRGIPARKEVVGSRDGVNIRVILEPAGEGIITAHPLE
- a CDS encoding MafI family immunity protein → MVELSELERRIIQAAERNADCLTDSERSKIRDLVMHNESGVAYEMLCEQLYERECQISRANLDDLRELGESLGISYGTIPLWEAELRDREQSQ
- a CDS encoding MafI family immunity protein; this translates as MLFSELERRIGALAGQFRGQLPLRDQQKVEDELRYGEYGLALDLLCTQLYEWDIHVGRDAVVEMRILADAMQIDVSVIRVWEREHSSGH